A window of the Lolium perenne isolate Kyuss_39 chromosome 7, Kyuss_2.0, whole genome shotgun sequence genome harbors these coding sequences:
- the LOC127315424 gene encoding uncharacterized protein — MESNISTCAICNGDMRRGVGGSSFTADCSHQFHFRCVLASSTSQACPLCSARCRELPSFRSSKSTPPPPASRVPAQPFFRPKEPRVFDDDDPLRWLSTRTASTRLSRGTNIGAALRKAAKVLDDRLHRNAVASVILLSDGQDTYTVPRRGQVADYDALVPPSFAYTGDGYRSAPVHTFGFGTDHDAAAMHTIAEATGGTFSFIENEADIQDAFAQCIGGLLSVAVQELRVHVACANTGVRVRSVDIGGGRGGHGVGIPSSTSCAASTGGVRRRCTDGDGLQQGNGGMARSGGATDSRGGGGSAAGNGAGEGEGGDGGSALHTCAGDGDGGDGGARGEERRVDEGDGDGDGLLRRGEDHGDGVARFVRRRRGEVARVCVCEKQRIWGKFCPRG, encoded by the exons ATGGAGAGCAACATCAGCACCTGCGCCATCTGCAATGGCGACATGCGCCGTGGCGTCGGCGGCAGCAGCTTCACGGCCGACTGCTCCCACCAATTTCACTTCCGATGCGTCCTCGCGAGCAGCACCAGTCAGGCCTGCCCGCTCTGCAGCGCGCGCTGCCGCGAGCTGCCGTCCTTCCGCTCCTCCAAGAgcacgccgccgccaccagcgTCGCGCGTGCCAGCTCAGCCCTTCTTCCGGCCCAAGGAGCCGCGCGtgttcgacgatgacgacccgctG CGGTGGCTCTCAACACGCACTGCGAGTACTCGTCTCTCCCGCGGGACCAACATCGGCGCCGCGCTCCGGAAGGCCGCCAAGGTGCTCGATGACCGCCTCCACCGGAACGCCGTCGCGAGCGTGATACTCCTGTCGGATGGGCAGGACACGTACACGGTGCCCAGGCGCGGCCAGGTCGCCGACTACGACGCGCTCGTGCCGCCTTCCTTCGCGTACACCGGCGACGGCTACCGGTCCGCGCCGGTCCACACCTTCGGGTTCGGCACCGACCACGACGCGGCGGCCATGCACACCATCGCCGAGGCCACGGGCGGCACCTTCTCCTTCATCGAGAACGAGGCGGACATCCAGGACGCCTTCGCGCAGTGCATCGGCGGCCTTCTCTCCGTCGCCGTGCAGGAACTGCGCGTCCACGTCGCGTGCGCGAACACGGGCGTCCGGGTGCGGTCGGTCGACATTGGCGGCGGCAGGGGCGGCCATGGCGTCGGCATTCCGTCGAGCACCTCGTGTGCAGCGTCGACGGGTGGTGTGCGGCGGCGTTGCACGgatggcgacggcctccagcaggGGAACGGCGGCATGGCGCGCAGCGGCGGCGCCACGGACTCGCGCGGTGGCGGCGGATCGGCGGCGGGCAACGGCGCCGGAGAAGGGGAGGGAGGCGACGGGGGCAGCGCACTACATACCTGCGCCGGAGACGGGGACGGGGGCGACGGGGGCGCGCGCGGAGAGGAGCGGCGCGTGGACGAAGGCGATGGTGACGGCGATGGACTGCTGCGGCGTGGCGAGGATCACGGCGACGGCGTGGCGAGGTTCGTACGGCGACGGCGTGGCGAGGTTGCGCGCGTCTGCGTGTGTGAGAAACAGAGGATTTGGGGGAAATTTTGCCCGCGCGGCTAA
- the LOC127313727 gene encoding B3 domain-containing protein_Os12g40080 — protein MAIDGFDPGRNGCGNVDCEMSSACKSCKMRREHYFWNHMRDDQMQFIVRASGDFKDSLIFEGVPHGAPCDPHVLNEQVQLDPAHVQTSTDFGYTTLPGCRLTKAQDEKVLDIARTMRSEMPLYVTTMNKSNVHLKDCSVNMPLKLLDHFQEDISKATVQLEDSGCNLYSVEASKHTDDQIVLQSGWYDFVVFHSIREKDLLIFRSKGRTRLQVLIIGPGSHQRT, from the exons ATGGCAATCGACGGGTTTGACCCAG GTCGAAACGGTTGTGGTAATGTGGACTGCGAGATGAGCAGCGCTTGTAAAAGCTGTAAGATGCGGAGAGAGCATTACTTCTGGAACCACATGAGGGATGACCAGATGCAGTTCATTGTCAGGGCTTCTGGCGATTTCAAGGACAGTCTG ATCTTTGAAGGCGTTCCTCATGGCGCTCCTTGTGATCCTCATGTGTTGAATG AACAAGTACAACTCGATCCTGCACATGTTCAGACCTCAACTGACTTTGGCTATACCACGTTGCCTGGGTGTCGTCTAACCAAAGCACAAGATGAGAAAGTACTAGACATAGCTCGTACCATGAGGTCTGAAATGCCCCTTTATGTGACCACCATGAACAAAAGCAATGTCCACTTGAAGGATTGCTCTGTT AACATGCCGTTAAAGCTTTTGGACCATTTCCAAGAGGACATATCTAAAGCTACTGTTCAACTAGAAGACTCTGGTTGCAATCTATACAGCGTTGAAGCTAGCAAGCACACTGATGATCAAATTGTCCTCCAATCTGGGTGGTATGATTTTGTAGTTTTCCATAGCATACGAGAGAAGGACCTCCTGATTTTTAGAAGCAAGGGGAGAACACGCCTTCAAGTGCTCATCATTGGCCCAGGCAGCCATCAGAGAACCTGA